A stretch of DNA from Variovorax paradoxus:
GATGTTGAATCGGCTGTCGTCGTCGGCCTCGTTCAGCGCCTTCCAGCGCTTCTCGGTGCGCTCCCAGTCGTACAGGAGTACGGCCCCTTCGTCGTCTAGCAGCGTCCCCACATAGAACTGCAGCGGAACATGCATCACGCCCCCTGCGACCACTGTCACGTTCGCGCGGGAAGTGTCGCCTCGCACCTGTCGCAGTTGCCGTCGGATGTGCATCAATTCGTCGAGCGCTTCTTCGACCTGCGGCGGGTTGATGGAGAGATAGGGGCGGACGTTTACCGAGCAGTCATGGCGCTGACCGGGCAACGTGCGGGGCAGACTGCCCAAAAGGGGCCGGTCAGAGGTGTCAACCAACCCACGTAGTTCGACGACCAGCACCCGGCGAGCGTCTCCGTCCTGTCGCTCCCGCCAGTACGTCATGACGACCATGACCAGGCCCGCCAGCCAAGTCGCGCACATCAGATACGTGACCGCCGAGAGCAGGTGGCCTGTGAGGCCCTGACCCGTGGAGAACTCCAGGACGTCGACCACACCAGGCAAGCCCTTGGCCTTGATGTCGAAGCCGCTGCCCAGGGAGACGAGCACGAAGCTGCTGGCAGTGATGAGAGCAACACCAAGGTGGCGTGGGCGCAGGAGGAACACCACAACTTGCTCGACGAGGCCCCTAAGCCAGTTGGAGTTTTTCATTGGCACTTTTGGTCTTCTTGTAAATGGGCAAAACGCTATAGGTAGTGGTGTTGAATTATATTGAACACTACCTATAGTGTTCACTCCGGGTGTGGAAAACTTAGGGCGATAACCACTTTCCTGCTGCGGGGGTAACTACTTGACGCAGATTTCGCTGGAGAACCTTTATGTGAATAGCTGAGGTTCGGTGCGAGGTTTTCAATTGCATCCGAGGACCTGTTCTTGCTGACTTGCGTCACCGACACCATGGCTCGCAGGCGGCGCTGGGCGTCTTTGGACGCCAGGACCAGCGCAGCACCGGCGCCCGCCAACATGACGTACACGACGACGCCCGCGAACGTCTCCGGAATCCACCAACTCCAGCCGCCCGGCAGCAGCCGTGCGACGTCTATGACCGGCGACTGGCCAGCGATACCGGTTGTGGTGGACGCCACTAGCTTCCCGACGTGGACGAAGGCACCGGCGATGAGGCCGAAGCCCCCCAGCTTGTAGAGGGCGGCACCCAACTCCCGGATGAATGCCGGGTAGCGATACAGCAGCACCGTGAGGTTATTCAGCATCGCCTCAGTCCTTCTTTTCCTTGCGCACGCCCTTGAAGGGGTCACCGTCCTTCTTCTGGTCCATGAAGCGGCCGTTGCCCGCGTCGCGCTTGGTCCAGGTCTGGTTCTGCGGGTTGAACACTTGTGACCGGTCGCGGACTGCTCCGCGGCGGGCGCCGTCACCGATAGGGGGATTTCTGGCCATGGGGGAGCGCCTTTCAGATGGTCAAGCTGTGGGTCCAGGAGGGCAGGCCCCTCTTGGAGAGGACTTGTACGAAGCTGTGACTGCCGAAAAACTGCAGCCGGCCGGCGGTGACGAAGGCTAGGGCTGCGTGGTCGACCCGCAGGTTTGCTGCCTTGGCGGCGACCGTTAGGCGCGCGAGCAGGTGGGAGTTGTCGGCCGCGGTGCCTGAGGTCGAGCGCGCGTCAAAGACGCAGCTCAGCCAGCCGCCAGACTGCGCTCGCTCTCGGATATGGGCAACATGGATCTGCATCGCGTTCTCCTCGCCCAGCGTTGGCCGAGCCTTGGGAACGCATTCTGAAGGGGGTGGTAGCTCAAGTAGTGAGCCACCTCCTCGAGGGCAGCTAGCGGTAACGGCTTGCGGCGACGCGCAATGCGTCGTAGACGCGCGTGCGCAGTTCGGGAGGCTCCAACACCTCGACGTCGGCGCCGAAGCGAAGCAGGTCCATTACGAGTTCTTCGTCATTGGAGTATGGAATCTCCAGGATATAGCTGCCGTCCGGCAGCCATCGGTCACTCTGGTCGGGATGCCAAGTTTCCAAGGATACCCACTGCGCGCGCTCTGGGGTGAATTTCAGGATTGCGCTGTGGGTTGCCTTGCCCGCGAAGATTCCGTAGCCGCTCTGGAAATGGGCCCGCATGTCCTCGCGACTGACCTTCTTGGCGGGCTCATCGACGACGCTGACTGCTTCGATGGCTTCCAAGGCAAAAGAGCGCAGCTCGTTGCGCAGGTGACACCACGCGTCTAGGACCCAGTTCTCGCGATAGTGCACCAACTGCAGCGGCGAGATGACGCGTTCGGTGTGCTCCTGCTTATCGCGGCGCAAGTAGCGAAGCGACAGACGCTTGCTTTCAAGTAGGGCCGTGGCCATAACTCGAAAGTGTTTCGGTTCGACCTTGCGCGGAGCGAAGTGAATCAGCTTGACTTTGCTCTCGAGCTCGCCGGCCGACTTGCCGCCCGCGGCGAGGATTGACCGAAGCCGGTCTTTCATCGGGCTTAGATGCTCTACCAGGAGGCCCGGCTCGACTCCTTCGACCAAGTGGATCATCGTAAGCAGCGCGAACACCTCGGCCGCGTCGAACCAAAGCCCGGGAAGTTCGAAGCGGCCGCCATCTGGCAGGTCCCGTACGAAGTAGCGGTGCCTCTTGGGGTCCCAGTCGATGGGGCAGCCCATGCGATTTCGCAAGAACTCGATGTCTCGCTTGACGGAGGCTAACGAGACTTCCAACTCGTGTTTCAGATCCTCCATCGTCGCACCGTTGCGACGACGGGCGAGGCGGAGGATTTTCTCGAAGCGATCGAGGCCTACCTTGACCCCGCGCTCTTTCTTTGGCGCCGAGCTGCGTCTTGCGGGCGTCTTCGTCACCGGAGCCAGAGCCGGCGCCTTCTTGAGAGCAACTGACACGGCGTCAGCTTGCGACAACCAACTGCAGCGGGCGGCCTCGCCGCTCGAACAAGCCCATAACTAGCACGCCATGGCCGTCGTGGCCAACTGCGCGCTCTGCTGAGCGGACTGCCCCGCGGGGCGAAGGATGCGTGGCGACGACAGGCAGCAGCCAGTAGCTGGCGAGCGCCAACCCAGGCTCGCCCACCGGGGTAGCAAGGCCATGAGGTCTATGAGATCCTCGGCCGCGCTGGACTTGCGCTGTCTCGCCATCGATTCCCCTCCGAAACCGCCGATCAGCGGATTTGGTAAACATTCTGCAACAAATCTGAAGGGCATTTGCCAGTGAATCGAAGGTAGTTCCCTCATTCAGTGCATTACCAAAATGCGTGTCAGGAGGTGGGGAAGACATGGCCCCTATCCTTGCAAGTGGGGATAGGGGTATTATGTCTAATATTTTAGACAACCTGTAGCTGTGATCTGCCATGAACCTCATCGACATCGGCCATGCTGTACGAGCCCGGCGTGCCGAACTGGGCTTGTCCCAAGCGCAGTTGGCGCACCTGAGCGGCCTGTCTCGGCAAACTCTGGTTGGCTTAGAAAACGGCGCTCTGAGCGACTTGGGCGTCAACCGCGCGGGGCTGGTGATGGCTGTGCTGGGGCTGGACAGCCCCAAGCCGGATACGCTGGCGCGGCGCAAGAAGCGTGGCCTGTGGATGGCGGCCAAGACGGCCAGCGTCAGCTATGCGAGTGAAATGGCTCCGGAGGCGCTCGAGCAAGCCCTGGCGAGCGGCGACGTGCCGCCTCCATTCGCCCCGCACCTGACCCATTTGCTCGACGAAGCGCCTGTGCCGATCATCGTGATGGCAGTGGAGGAGACGGCCTCGCGCGCGCACCTGCCGCCGCGGCAGATCTGGCGCAACGTGGCGAAGTTGGCCGAATCCTTGTCCGTGCACCGGCGGGCGCTGTGGGCATGAAGCCCGAGGCACTGCCCGGCGGTCCCTGGGAGAAGCTGTTCCCGCGGGCACTGGCGCTGATCGACGAGATCAGCCGATACGGTGGGATCGCCGATCCGTTCTGGACCTTCGGCGGTGGGACTGTGCTGATGTTCCGCTACCACCATAGGTTGAGCAAAGACATAGACATCTTCGTGCCCGACCCGCAGTACCTCGGCTTTGTCACGCCTCGGCTGAGCGACACGGCGGCGGACCTGACGCAGGACTACACTGAGCAGCCTGGCGCCTTCGTCAAGCTGCAATTCGAGGAAGGCGAAGTCGACTTCGTGGCCGCTCCCAACCTGCTGGCAGAGGCCTGGGAAACCTGGGACATCGGTGGCCGCTTCGTGAAGGTGGAGACGGCCGCCGAGATCATTGCCAAGAAGATGTACCACCGTGGCGACCGGGCCACGGCGCGCGATCTATTCGACTTTGCGCTCGTGATCGAGCGCGAGCCCCAGCAGCTCCTAGCGGCAACGCCGTTCTTGCTGCGCCACCGAGAGGCATTCCTGTCTCAGATCCGGCAGCCGCATGCCGGATTGCGCGCCGCGTTCGACGCCATCGCCACGCTGGACTACACGCCGGGCTTCGACCATTGCGTGACCGTAGTTGGGGAGTTCCTGGTCAGCATGTAGTTTCGGGGCAATGCGACATCGACCTTCGCGCAGGCCATCGCTGGATTTGAAACGGTAGCACACGACTTTCTGTCGGTTTGTGCTGAATGGGTCTGGTGCTATAGCCGAGCGAGCCTATGCCTTCTTCAAGGGCCCTTTGGGGCTGATTCTTTTACGCCTTCGATCTGGACATGCTGGTGGACGATCTCGAATAGAGGTGTCAACGCATCGAGCAATGCTTTGAGAGTTTCGACCAGTTTGGCGATAGTCACAG
This window harbors:
- a CDS encoding nucleotidyl transferase AbiEii/AbiGii toxin family protein; translated protein: MKPEALPGGPWEKLFPRALALIDEISRYGGIADPFWTFGGGTVLMFRYHHRLSKDIDIFVPDPQYLGFVTPRLSDTAADLTQDYTEQPGAFVKLQFEEGEVDFVAAPNLLAEAWETWDIGGRFVKVETAAEIIAKKMYHRGDRATARDLFDFALVIEREPQQLLAATPFLLRHREAFLSQIRQPHAGLRAAFDAIATLDYTPGFDHCVTVVGEFLVSM
- a CDS encoding helix-turn-helix transcriptional regulator — protein: MNLIDIGHAVRARRAELGLSQAQLAHLSGLSRQTLVGLENGALSDLGVNRAGLVMAVLGLDSPKPDTLARRKKRGLWMAAKTASVSYASEMAPEALEQALASGDVPPPFAPHLTHLLDEAPVPIIVMAVEETASRAHLPPRQIWRNVAKLAESLSVHRRALWA
- a CDS encoding SAVED domain-containing protein → MKNSNWLRGLVEQVVVFLLRPRHLGVALITASSFVLVSLGSGFDIKAKGLPGVVDVLEFSTGQGLTGHLLSAVTYLMCATWLAGLVMVVMTYWRERQDGDARRVLVVELRGLVDTSDRPLLGSLPRTLPGQRHDCSVNVRPYLSINPPQVEEALDELMHIRRQLRQVRGDTSRANVTVVAGGVMHVPLQFYVGTLLDDEGAVLLYDWERTEKRWKALNEADDDSRFNITGLEDVADAKEVVLAVSASYKVAMTDIAVTFADLPVVHLARENPLPNALWSEANQAALTQQFLQTLGSLANRGAKTVHLVLAAPATLCIRFGMAYDHRNMPELRCYQRDAGQLPPYPWSVRMPKDGQSVQYLPTAISTLAPAAA
- a CDS encoding helix-turn-helix transcriptional regulator, with amino-acid sequence MTKTPARRSSAPKKERGVKVGLDRFEKILRLARRRNGATMEDLKHELEVSLASVKRDIEFLRNRMGCPIDWDPKRHRYFVRDLPDGGRFELPGLWFDAAEVFALLTMIHLVEGVEPGLLVEHLSPMKDRLRSILAAGGKSAGELESKVKLIHFAPRKVEPKHFRVMATALLESKRLSLRYLRRDKQEHTERVISPLQLVHYRENWVLDAWCHLRNELRSFALEAIEAVSVVDEPAKKVSREDMRAHFQSGYGIFAGKATHSAILKFTPERAQWVSLETWHPDQSDRWLPDGSYILEIPYSNDEELVMDLLRFGADVEVLEPPELRTRVYDALRVAASRYR